The Methylomicrobium lacus LW14 genome window below encodes:
- the recB gene encoding exodeoxyribonuclease V subunit beta — MTAAIPLNPVDFPLSGVRLIEASAGTGKTYTIAALYVRLILGHSPNNAAPERQLLPPEILVVTFTDPATQELRERIRDRLSQTARFFRKKSVKTDPFLEAVRADFPETAWPACAHRLELAANWMDEAAIYTIHGWCNRMLQQHAFHSGSLFRQEVNNDDTELLHEVVKDYWRNFYYDVEDDPDIVQLYNHFSHPDALLNDLKAHLNSSDPIDRCLENHPDIKSLLASVDDAKLQALKALKEPWNRWAGEVKALVEDAVKNKVLPAKNYKSNHVRDWFDKITAWSSNPMEGTLNLGKGFENLSPSGMQSLADPGKILPMHPGFDAIALLPQQLASLPKLKVELMKHAIHWIRERYDREKQRMARMTFNDMLTRLDNALQGPSGESLKKTIRQQYPIALIDEFQDTDPIQYRIFSAIYPADTEDGAGCFMIGDPKQAIYSFRGADIYTYLKAHRHTKGRRHTLTTNYRSTNALVEAVNQVFLYADGKHPAGVFRFRREQENPLPFLEVGAKGREEEWQIDHRLAPALTFWLLNEGKAVGMPEYREKMAEAAASEIVRLLERAQAGQAGFQSSADGLTPLKPSDIAILVRSGTEARAMRKALSKRNLRSVYLSEKESIFRTQEASDLLIWLKALADPRNERKVRAALGTATFGWPYRKLHRLAQNEPEWELQLDRFLVYHKRWRQDGILPALRQLIDDYGLYARLSQDTEGERILTNMLHLAELMQQAGSQLEGEQALIRYLTESIANGSGRLGNEEIIRLESDADLIKIVTIHKSKGLEYPLVFLPFICSYKEVTGKASHYRYHDEQDDDHRLIIDLDKSEENKQKHDAERLQEDLRLLYVAMTRACHGCWLGIAPVKSTGKECQLDKSAVGALLNWKFDTEIEKLGTQLAELKGDCAAIEITALPAASNAQYIPPTESGHIHPARTVKARIPSDWWIASYSVLSTEDKPQAEQSPAAGTPNEPETARDDKRSDETEPDTGPVAATGIHALPRGAAPGVLIHDLLERCARLGFAEIHAKPELASEWIQERFAAKDWAGKHGVVASALSDWLALPLLESADLCLGRLAPGAYQPELEFLIGAEHVDAQALDRLVTRHTFSHAPRPALLPARVNGLLKGFIDLVFVHEGRYYVADYKFNSLGGGDTAYTPEALTAAMLAKRYDLQAALYLLALHRHLKARLGENYDYDAHIGGSLYLFLRGCQSPTRGRVFVKPPKALIEGLDRLFTKRGAA, encoded by the coding sequence ATGACAGCGGCCATCCCGTTAAACCCCGTCGATTTTCCCCTGTCCGGCGTCCGCCTGATCGAAGCCAGCGCCGGAACCGGCAAAACCTATACGATCGCGGCCTTGTATGTACGGCTGATCCTCGGTCACTCCCCGAACAATGCGGCACCGGAACGCCAACTATTGCCGCCGGAAATCCTGGTTGTCACGTTCACCGACCCGGCGACGCAGGAACTCCGGGAGCGTATCCGCGACCGCCTGAGCCAGACGGCGCGCTTTTTCCGCAAAAAATCCGTCAAAACGGACCCCTTTCTGGAAGCCGTACGCGCGGATTTCCCCGAAACCGCGTGGCCTGCCTGCGCCCATCGCCTGGAACTGGCCGCCAACTGGATGGACGAAGCGGCGATTTATACCATCCACGGCTGGTGCAACAGAATGCTGCAGCAGCATGCGTTTCACAGCGGCAGCCTGTTCCGCCAGGAAGTCAATAACGACGACACGGAGCTTTTGCACGAAGTTGTCAAGGATTACTGGCGCAACTTTTACTATGACGTGGAGGACGATCCGGATATCGTTCAACTTTACAACCATTTCAGCCATCCCGACGCGTTGCTGAATGATCTCAAGGCGCACCTGAACAGCTCGGACCCGATCGACCGCTGCCTGGAGAATCATCCCGATATCAAATCCCTGCTGGCGTCGGTAGATGATGCCAAGCTGCAGGCGCTGAAAGCCCTGAAAGAGCCATGGAACCGCTGGGCAGGTGAAGTAAAAGCCCTAGTTGAAGACGCGGTTAAAAATAAAGTCCTTCCCGCCAAAAACTATAAATCCAACCATGTTCGAGATTGGTTCGACAAAATCACCGCCTGGAGCTCGAACCCTATGGAAGGGACGCTCAATCTCGGCAAAGGCTTCGAAAATCTCTCCCCCAGCGGAATGCAGAGCCTGGCCGACCCTGGCAAAATCCTGCCCATGCATCCCGGCTTCGACGCAATCGCCCTATTACCCCAGCAACTCGCGTCGCTCCCCAAACTGAAAGTCGAGCTGATGAAGCATGCAATTCACTGGATACGGGAACGTTATGACCGCGAAAAGCAGCGCATGGCCCGGATGACTTTCAACGACATGCTGACCCGCCTGGATAACGCGCTGCAAGGACCCAGCGGAGAGTCATTGAAAAAGACGATCCGCCAGCAATACCCGATCGCGCTGATCGACGAATTCCAGGATACCGATCCGATCCAGTACCGGATATTTTCGGCCATCTACCCGGCGGACACCGAAGACGGCGCGGGCTGCTTTATGATCGGCGACCCGAAGCAGGCGATCTATTCGTTCCGCGGCGCCGATATTTACACCTATCTGAAAGCTCACAGGCACACGAAAGGACGCCGTCATACACTGACGACCAATTACCGCTCCACAAACGCCCTGGTCGAGGCCGTCAACCAGGTCTTCCTGTATGCGGACGGCAAACATCCGGCCGGGGTTTTCCGCTTCAGGCGCGAGCAGGAAAATCCCCTGCCTTTCCTCGAAGTCGGCGCAAAGGGGCGAGAAGAGGAATGGCAGATCGATCATCGACTCGCGCCTGCCCTCACATTTTGGCTTTTGAACGAGGGAAAAGCGGTCGGAATGCCGGAGTACCGTGAAAAAATGGCCGAAGCCGCCGCCAGCGAGATCGTCAGGCTGCTGGAGCGCGCCCAGGCTGGGCAGGCCGGATTCCAATCGTCTGCGGACGGCCTTACGCCCTTGAAACCGTCGGACATCGCGATCCTGGTCCGCAGCGGCACCGAAGCCAGAGCGATGCGCAAGGCGCTTTCGAAGCGAAACCTGCGCAGCGTCTATCTTTCCGAGAAAGAGTCGATTTTCAGGACACAGGAAGCCTCCGACCTGCTGATCTGGCTGAAAGCACTAGCCGATCCGCGGAACGAGCGCAAGGTTCGTGCGGCGCTCGGCACCGCCACCTTCGGCTGGCCTTACCGGAAGCTCCATCGACTGGCCCAAAACGAACCGGAGTGGGAACTGCAACTGGACCGCTTTCTTGTCTATCACAAGCGCTGGCGGCAAGACGGCATCCTGCCGGCCTTGCGGCAGCTGATCGACGACTACGGGCTGTACGCGCGGCTCAGTCAGGATACAGAGGGCGAGCGCATCCTGACCAACATGCTGCATCTGGCCGAGCTGATGCAGCAGGCCGGCAGCCAGCTCGAAGGCGAACAGGCGCTGATCCGCTACCTGACCGAGTCGATCGCAAACGGGAGCGGGCGGTTGGGCAACGAAGAGATCATCCGGCTCGAAAGCGACGCCGACCTGATCAAGATCGTCACGATCCACAAATCCAAGGGACTCGAATATCCGCTCGTTTTTCTGCCCTTCATCTGCAGCTACAAGGAAGTCACCGGCAAAGCCTCGCATTACCGCTACCATGACGAACAGGACGACGACCACCGGCTGATCATCGACCTCGACAAGAGCGAGGAGAACAAGCAAAAACACGACGCCGAGCGCCTTCAGGAAGATTTGCGCCTGCTCTATGTCGCGATGACCCGAGCGTGCCATGGCTGCTGGCTGGGCATCGCGCCGGTCAAATCGACCGGCAAGGAGTGTCAGCTGGATAAATCCGCAGTCGGTGCGCTGCTGAACTGGAAATTCGATACGGAGATCGAAAAGCTGGGGACGCAGCTCGCCGAGCTCAAAGGCGATTGCGCGGCGATCGAAATCACCGCACTACCCGCGGCCAGCAATGCGCAGTACATACCTCCGACCGAGTCCGGGCATATTCATCCGGCGCGCACGGTCAAAGCACGGATTCCGTCCGACTGGTGGATCGCCAGCTACAGCGTGCTTTCGACCGAAGACAAACCCCAGGCGGAACAATCCCCTGCCGCCGGCACCCCGAACGAGCCCGAAACGGCAAGGGACGACAAGCGCAGCGACGAAACGGAGCCGGACACGGGACCTGTCGCCGCGACCGGGATTCACGCCTTGCCCCGCGGCGCCGCCCCCGGCGTGCTGATCCACGACCTGCTCGAACGCTGCGCGCGCCTCGGCTTTGCGGAAATTCACGCGAAGCCGGAACTGGCGAGCGAGTGGATACAAGAGCGTTTCGCGGCCAAAGACTGGGCCGGCAAACACGGCGTGGTCGCCTCCGCGTTGTCGGACTGGCTGGCCCTGCCCCTGCTGGAAAGCGCGGACCTCTGCCTGGGCAGGCTGGCGCCGGGCGCCTATCAGCCCGAGCTGGAGTTCCTGATCGGCGCCGAACACGTGGATGCCCAGGCCTTGGACCGCCTCGTAACCCGGCATACTTTTTCCCATGCGCCCCGCCCGGCGCTGCTGCCCGCGCGGGTGAACGGCCTCCTGAAAGGCTTCATCGACCTGGTTTTTGTGCACGAGGGGCGCTATTACGTGGCCGATTATAAATTCAACAGCCTCGGCGGCGGCGATACGGCCTATACGCCGGAAGCCTTGACCGCGGCGATGCTCGCGAAACGCTACGACCTGCAGGCGGCGCTGTACCTGCTCGCCCTGCACCGCCATCTGAAAGCCAGATTAGGGGAAAATTACGACTATGACGCCCATATCGGCGGCAGCCTCTACCTGTTTCTGCGCGGCTGCCAAAGCCCGACGCGCGGACGCGTGTTCGTGAAGCCGCCCAAAGCGCTGATCGAAGGACTGGACAGACTCTTTACGAAAAGAGGCGCGGCATGA
- the recD gene encoding exodeoxyribonuclease V subunit alpha, whose product MNPDTSVLTKIDRWVEAGWLSQLNRAFARFLRELEPNADDALLWAGALVSHQLDRGEVYLDLKSLSQQPGLTLAIPSDEDWTSRSESAKAELAALKTLPLSQWQSDLQKSKLVSTGEGNTPLVLDGSRLYLRRYWQYQQTLDRCIQDRLAPARLDLPETLLEQIDALFPGRPEQPQPDWQKIACVLALRSRFAIITGGPGTGKTTTLTKLLALLIQLVEVESPGARKPNILLAAPTGKASARVSESIANALKQLNVDDNIKESIPKKAGTLHRLLGSRPDSRRFKHNRHNPLAADIVIVDEASMIHLEMMASLLEALPDNAQLILLGDKDQLASVEAGSVMGDLCRDAENAAYDNDARAWIEKYSGERLPPSAAPGTHINQQTVMLRYSHRFGEHSGIGRLARAVNAGDSIQAQAILNDTARFKDLLPATAADYLRLRTRPEPDAADALLKKLVTANAGFNAEGKPNPGQGYGYYLDAIRNRPAGDPASYNDWAERVLAAFDAFQVLCALRRGRWGVEEMNRRIEAWLFPKLASGLWYEGRPVMITRNDYNLSLMNGDIGIALYDHTGKRRVAFPADDPLAETRIRWLSPMRLPDAETAFAITVHKSQGSEFNHVVLALPETRSPVLTRELIYTGITRAKENFTLLESREGVFDQAVKARMKNPVDSG is encoded by the coding sequence ATGAACCCGGATACGTCCGTACTGACGAAAATCGACCGCTGGGTCGAAGCGGGCTGGCTGAGCCAGTTGAACCGCGCCTTCGCGCGTTTCCTGCGGGAACTGGAGCCGAATGCGGACGATGCGCTTCTCTGGGCCGGCGCGCTGGTCAGCCATCAGCTCGACCGGGGCGAGGTGTACCTGGACCTGAAAAGCCTGTCACAGCAGCCCGGCCTGACATTGGCAATCCCGAGCGACGAGGACTGGACTTCCCGCTCCGAATCCGCGAAGGCGGAGCTTGCGGCGCTCAAAACATTGCCCCTGTCGCAATGGCAATCCGATCTCCAGAAATCCAAGCTGGTTTCGACGGGAGAAGGCAATACGCCGCTGGTGCTGGACGGCAGCCGCCTGTATCTGCGTCGCTACTGGCAATATCAACAAACGCTGGACCGGTGCATTCAGGACCGCCTGGCGCCGGCCCGCCTTGACCTGCCCGAAACCTTGCTTGAACAGATAGACGCGCTGTTTCCCGGCAGACCCGAGCAGCCGCAGCCGGACTGGCAGAAAATCGCCTGCGTGCTGGCGCTGCGCTCGCGCTTCGCGATCATTACTGGCGGCCCCGGCACCGGCAAGACCACGACATTGACCAAACTGCTTGCGCTGCTAATCCAGCTTGTAGAAGTCGAATCGCCCGGCGCGCGCAAACCGAATATCCTGCTGGCCGCGCCGACCGGCAAGGCCTCGGCGCGGGTCAGCGAATCGATCGCCAATGCGCTGAAGCAGCTCAATGTTGATGACAACATCAAGGAAAGCATCCCCAAAAAAGCCGGCACGCTGCACCGCCTGCTGGGCAGCCGCCCCGATTCCCGCCGCTTCAAGCATAACCGGCACAACCCGCTCGCCGCGGACATCGTGATCGTTGACGAAGCCTCGATGATCCATCTGGAAATGATGGCCTCCTTGCTCGAAGCGTTGCCGGACAACGCGCAGTTGATCCTGCTCGGCGACAAGGACCAGCTGGCATCCGTCGAAGCCGGCTCGGTGATGGGCGATCTGTGCCGGGACGCCGAAAACGCGGCCTATGATAATGACGCCCGCGCCTGGATCGAAAAATATTCCGGCGAACGGCTCCCGCCCTCGGCAGCTCCGGGCACGCACATCAACCAGCAAACCGTAATGCTGCGTTACAGCCACCGCTTCGGCGAACACAGCGGCATCGGCCGGCTGGCGCGCGCGGTGAATGCGGGCGACAGCATCCAGGCGCAAGCCATCCTGAACGATACGGCCCGCTTCAAGGATCTGCTGCCTGCGACCGCCGCCGACTATCTGCGGCTCAGAACCCGGCCGGAGCCCGATGCGGCCGACGCCCTGCTGAAAAAACTGGTCACGGCCAATGCCGGTTTCAATGCCGAAGGCAAGCCGAATCCCGGTCAAGGCTACGGCTACTACCTGGACGCGATCCGAAACCGCCCGGCCGGCGATCCCGCTTCCTACAATGACTGGGCCGAACGGGTCCTGGCCGCGTTCGACGCCTTCCAGGTGCTCTGCGCGCTGCGGCGCGGCCGCTGGGGGGTGGAAGAAATGAACCGGCGCATTGAAGCCTGGCTGTTTCCGAAGCTGGCGTCGGGGCTTTGGTACGAAGGTCGGCCGGTGATGATCACCCGCAACGACTATAACCTGAGCCTGATGAACGGCGATATCGGCATCGCGCTTTATGATCATACTGGCAAACGGCGGGTAGCTTTTCCCGCCGACGACCCGCTGGCCGAAACCCGAATCCGCTGGCTGTCGCCGATGCGCCTGCCCGATGCGGAAACCGCGTTCGCGATCACGGTGCACAAATCGCAAGGCTCCGAATTCAATCACGTCGTGCTGGCCCTGCCCGAAACCCGAAGCCCGGTTTTGACCCGCGAGCTGATCTACACCGGCATCACCCGGGCCAAGGAAAACTTTACCCTGCTGGAAAGCCGGGAAGGTGTTTTCGATCAGGCCGTCAAGGCGCGGATGAAAAATCCTGTAGACTCCGGCTGA
- a CDS encoding DUF2442 domain-containing protein produces the protein MKLKRFEHLEGYRFMLTFENGEIKQADLHELIGAYVAPDALSTARINPEWECLEFNDGRVDIEPKTLYRYATAADSRQAA, from the coding sequence ATGAAACTCAAACGCTTTGAGCATCTGGAAGGTTATCGTTTTATGCTGACTTTTGAGAACGGGGAGATTAAGCAGGCCGATTTGCATGAATTGATCGGCGCTTATGTGGCCCCGGATGCGTTGTCGACGGCGCGTATAAATCCGGAGTGGGAATGTTTGGAATTTAACGACGGCAGGGTTGATATAGAACCCAAAACGCTGTATCGGTATGCGACCGCGGCTGATTCCAGGCAGGCTGCATAA
- a CDS encoding DUF4160 domain-containing protein: MPEICRFYGILIRMYLIDREHPPRHIHIKYGEHEAVMELINLNIIDGSIPKKCRQLVREWAELHQDELIEMWDTQNFHAIQPLE, encoded by the coding sequence ATGCCCGAAATTTGCCGCTTCTATGGAATTCTTATCAGAATGTATCTGATCGACCGAGAGCACCCGCCGCGCCATATCCATATTAAATACGGCGAGCATGAAGCGGTGATGGAGTTGATCAACCTCAACATCATCGACGGGAGCATTCCTAAAAAATGCCGCCAGTTGGTCAGGGAATGGGCGGAGTTGCATCAAGATGAATTAATCGAAATGTGGGATACTCAAAATTTCCATGCCATTCAACCACTGGAGTAA
- a CDS encoding restriction endonuclease subunit S — MMNQDNLKELLLALSFEPTGQNSINATKMRHLKVPLPPLSEQQRFLAEIEQLEQTSAAAPSRKQAVMQRYL, encoded by the coding sequence ATGATGAATCAGGATAACCTAAAGGAATTATTGTTGGCTTTGAGTTTTGAACCCACAGGCCAAAACAGCATCAATGCCACTAAAATGCGCCACCTCAAAGTGCCGTTACCTCCGTTGTCCGAACAACAGCGTTTCCTCGCCGAAATCGAACAACTCGAACAAACCAGCGCCGCCGCCCCGTCCAGAAAACAGGCGGTCATGCAGCGGTATTTATGA